Proteins encoded together in one Acholeplasma hippikon window:
- a CDS encoding carbohydrate ABC transporter permease, with amino-acid sequence MTRKESENVTDKEKEIIKPFWTRKRKRMVSNTILHIILSLTAIIFVFPFIWMLFTALKTPAELLAGTDSFFPTNPQWNNFKDAIEKIPFFLYLKNSLVIVALVMTGTLFSATLTAYAFAKLNWKGRDKWFLVMLGTMMIPMQVILIPSFIMYVQIGWLGTILPMVVPAFFGGGAAFYIFMLRQFFKNIPKDLSESAIIDGASHFKIFWHIMLPLSKPALITVALFVFMATWNDYFGPLIFLTDPDQWTLALGLRSFQTQYGGRYDLMMAASILIMMPTLIIFFAAQKQFIEGISFTGIKG; translated from the coding sequence ATGACACGGAAAGAGAGTGAAAATGTGACCGATAAAGAAAAAGAAATTATTAAACCTTTTTGGACAAGAAAACGTAAAAGAATGGTTAGTAACACAATATTACATATCATTCTTTCACTAACCGCAATCATCTTTGTGTTCCCTTTTATTTGGATGTTATTTACAGCATTAAAAACGCCAGCTGAGTTATTAGCTGGAACGGATTCTTTTTTTCCAACGAATCCACAATGGAACAACTTCAAAGATGCAATCGAAAAAATTCCATTTTTCTTATATTTAAAAAATAGCTTAGTGATTGTCGCACTCGTCATGACTGGGACACTTTTCTCAGCAACCCTAACCGCTTATGCCTTTGCCAAATTAAATTGGAAGGGTAGAGATAAATGGTTCTTAGTGATGTTAGGAACCATGATGATACCAATGCAAGTCATTCTTATTCCATCATTTATTATGTATGTGCAAATTGGCTGGTTAGGAACCATTTTACCGATGGTAGTTCCTGCGTTCTTCGGTGGCGGAGCCGCATTCTACATATTCATGCTCCGACAATTCTTTAAGAATATCCCCAAAGACTTGTCGGAGTCTGCGATTATCGATGGTGCCAGCCACTTCAAGATTTTCTGGCACATTATGTTACCTTTATCAAAACCAGCATTGATTACAGTCGCCTTATTCGTATTTATGGCAACTTGGAATGATTATTTTGGACCATTAATTTTCTTAACAGATCCAGATCAATGGACCTTAGCTTTAGGCCTACGATCATTTCAAACCCAATATGGTGGGCGTTATGACTTAATGATGGCAGCAAGTATTCTCATTATGATGCCAACATTAATTATTTTCTTTGCAGCACAGAAACAATTTATAGAAGGTATTTCATTTACAGGAATAAAAGGATAA